One genomic region from Bacteroidota bacterium encodes:
- a CDS encoding AHH domain-containing protein, with the protein MDKTAADSVAQWSQELIDGKTEITGKVDDVLEENRGMVTDAKDAIDSEAEQLASEWEATYWARQILSVIGDIILLVVEIVLTIIAIVIAIVLLVLAIIALVLLIVVLIDLIVAAIAYLVGLLIDLVAEALVAILGDSVAELGVGWAMRLFLQNAFRSAWMAVAGVISEHFAALMVVLANAAPFFDAVIIADIIYGAGEWVYSFAPWLTDEQKKQLRVDGSIKVVTGVLFKWFEILRFLKGEKPPISLTPEMQQLEDQMAKDAAKKKAGQKTTDVAEKEAVEIVKRNKAFRVNVFLEMEKVGIKIPEKFQSLFQCHHVIEFNFANDATFGPFLRKIGFDIESAAQNGIPLLSKPYANVLKENPGILTEFPEIKIWEKLPQHLGPHPESYNNLIQTKLQVIYDAFLIDKNSDKALTKVNNLVDEIIGKFDSGELKLRKK; encoded by the coding sequence ATGGATAAGACCGCCGCTGACAGTGTTGCGCAATGGTCACAGGAATTGATCGACGGAAAAACGGAGATCACAGGAAAAGTGGATGACGTGCTGGAAGAAAATCGCGGAATGGTAACAGATGCTAAAGATGCAATTGATAGTGAAGCCGAGCAATTAGCAAGTGAATGGGAAGCTACGTATTGGGCCCGCCAGATCCTCTCTGTTATTGGTGACATCATTCTTTTAGTGGTAGAGATCGTACTCACTATCATCGCCATTGTGATTGCTATTGTTCTTCTTGTTCTCGCCATCATCGCATTGGTGCTTCTTATTGTAGTGCTTATAGATCTGATCGTTGCAGCTATTGCTTACCTGGTTGGGCTTTTAATTGATCTTGTTGCGGAAGCTCTTGTTGCCATTTTAGGAGACTCTGTTGCCGAACTGGGAGTAGGATGGGCGATGAGGTTATTTCTACAGAATGCTTTCCGATCGGCATGGATGGCTGTTGCTGGAGTGATCTCGGAGCATTTTGCAGCTTTAATGGTCGTACTGGCAAATGCTGCGCCGTTCTTCGATGCTGTAATTATTGCTGATATTATTTACGGTGCAGGAGAGTGGGTCTATAGTTTTGCCCCATGGCTTACCGATGAACAGAAAAAGCAACTCAGGGTAGACGGAAGTATCAAGGTAGTTACGGGTGTACTTTTCAAATGGTTTGAAATACTCCGTTTCCTGAAAGGTGAGAAACCCCCTATTTCACTTACACCGGAAATGCAACAGTTAGAGGATCAGATGGCGAAGGATGCGGCGAAGAAAAAAGCAGGTCAAAAAACGACAGATGTAGCAGAAAAGGAAGCTGTAGAGATTGTAAAAAGAAACAAGGCTTTCAGGGTAAATGTTTTTTTGGAAATGGAAAAAGTTGGAATTAAGATACCAGAGAAATTTCAAAGCTTGTTTCAATGCCATCACGTCATTGAGTTTAATTTTGCGAATGATGCGACTTTTGGCCCATTCCTCAGAAAAATTGGTTTTGATATTGAAAGTGCGGCTCAAAATGGAATTCCATTATTGAGTAAGCCCTACGCAAATGTCCTTAAGGAAAATCCGGGAATTTTGACGGAGTTTCCTGAAATTAAAATTTGGGAAAAACTACCCCAGCATTTGGGGCCACATCCTGAGTCTTACAATAATTTAATACAAACTAAACTTCAGGTAATTTATGACGCCTTTTTGATTGATAAAAATTCGGATAAGGCTTTGACGAAAGTGAATAACTTGGTTGACGAAATAATTGGTAAATTTGATTCAGGTGAACTTAAATTGAGAAAAAAATGA